In a single window of the Elaeis guineensis isolate ETL-2024a chromosome 8, EG11, whole genome shotgun sequence genome:
- the LOC105049441 gene encoding LOW QUALITY PROTEIN: abscisic acid 8'-hydroxylase 3 (The sequence of the model RefSeq protein was modified relative to this genomic sequence to represent the inferred CDS: inserted 1 base in 1 codon): MDLSSLQILVLLSILIVSGFIWLHSWASTSQMRRIPGCLGWPXIGETFSFISEFSSASGIYSFVHKRQQMYGKVFKTRVLGRLTVFMTGREASKILLSGKDGMVSLNLFYTGQQVLGPTSLLTTSGEEHKRLRRLIAEPLSIDALKKYLQFIDDLAIKTLDGWAGRRVFVLEEASIFTLKVIAHMIMSLEPYGEEQEKFRANFKLISSSFASLPFKIPGCAFHRGLEARNRMYAMLDSIISKRRDGKDVHHDFLQTLLRKHSKEETDDDSDKLTDAQLKDNILTLLVAGHDTTTAALTWLIKFLGENPDVLQNLREEHIGIQERRHGSSHLTWSEVNNMPYTIKVISETLRKATILPWFSRKAAQDFSIDGCDIKKGWSVNLDVVSIHHDPDVFPNPEKFDPSRFDNPLKPFSFLGFGSGPRMCPGINLAKLEICVFLHHLTCRFKWRPLCEDNSVRPTLVRMPKNNYPVIVEPLETS, translated from the exons ATGGACTTGAGCAGCCTACAGATCCTTGTGCTTCTCTCCATACTCATAGTTTCAGGATTCATATGGTTGCACTCATGGGCATCCACAAGCCAGATGAGAAGAATCCCAGGCTGCTTGGGTTGGC TCATAGGAGAGACATTCTCTTTTATCTCAGAATTTTCGAGCGCTTCGGGAATATACAGCTTCGTGCATAAGAGACAGCAAAT GTATGGAAAAGTGTTCAAAACAAGAGTCTTGGGGAGGCTTACTGTCTTCATGACAGGAAGAGAAGCTAGCAAGATATTGCTGTCTGGAAAAGATGGAATGGTGAGCTTGAACCTGTTCTATACAGGGCAGCAGGTGCTAGGCCCCACAAGCTTGCTTACAACCAGTGGCGAAGAGCACAAGCGGCTCCGACGACTGATCGCCGAGCCCCTATCGATAGATGCACTCAAGAAATACCTTCAATTCATTGATGATCTGGCCATCAAGACACTGGATGGATGGGCTGGGAGAAGAGTCTTTGTGCTAGAGGAGGCTTCTATT TTCACACTCAAGGTGATAGCCCATATGATAATGAGCTTGGAACCATATGGAGAAGAGCAAGAGAAGTTTCGCGCCAACTTCAAGCTTATATCATCCTCCTTTGCATCCTTGCCTTTCAAGATCCCGGGGTGCGCATTCCACCGTGGTCTCGAG GCTCGGAACCGGATGTATGCAATGCTGGACTCTATAATCTCCAAGAGAAGGGATGGAAAGGATGTTCACCATGATTTCCTGCAGACACTCCTAAGAAAGCATAGCAAAGAAGAAACAGATGATGATTCAGATAAACTCACGGATGCACAACTCAAGGACAATATCTTAACTCTGCTTGTTGCAGGGCATGACACCACGACCGCAGCTCTCACATGGCTTATCAAATTTCTAGGAGAAAACCCCGATGTTCTTCAAAATCTCAGG GAAGAGCATATAGGAATTCAAGAAAGAAGACATGGTAGTTCGCATCTTACCTGGTCCGAAGTCAACAACATGCCTTATACCATCAAG GTAATAAGTGAAACACTTCGAAAAGCCACCATCTTACCTTGGTTCTCAAGAAAAGCAGCCCAGGATTTTAGCATCGACG GTTGTGACATTAAGAAAGGTTGGTCGGTGAATCTGGATGTAGTCTCCATTCACCATGATCCAGATGTCTTCCCCAACCCTGAGAAGTTCGATCCATCCAGGTTTGAT AATCCATTAAAACCATTCAGCTTCTTGGGGTTTGGCAGTGGACCACGGATGTGCCCGGGAATAAACTTGGCCAAGCTGGAGATTTGCGTTTTTCTCCATCATCTTACTTGCAGATTCAA GTGGAGGCCTCTATGTGAAGATAACTCGGTCCGTCCAACGCTTGTTCGCATGCCCAAGAACAATTACCCTGTCATTGTCGAGCCACTGGAGACGTCGTAA
- the LOC105049496 gene encoding LOW QUALITY PROTEIN: SKP1-interacting partner 15-like (The sequence of the model RefSeq protein was modified relative to this genomic sequence to represent the inferred CDS: inserted 1 base in 1 codon) produces the protein MPLSHLLRVSDAPPPAAAEAEEEEPGSPSVSPPILVLPPDALYNVLGRLPLRQAIACRPVCRLFCDALSCPPFLAALPPLRLLALRHPRAASPAPSLHAFDPAVGHWLRLPLSFLPFPSSSPVTASSSLLYLWADTSPASSTAGDLKNARSLVLCNPLARSYRLLPXLGSAWSRHGTVLAGPGGAALVLTELAALAYAPGADRWLKFSLNLPSKPRSPILMGGTVYTLCDVGTPWRSQWKLFSCGLRDLGGPRGWAPIERHEWGDVFDILKRPRLIPGAGSGQILMIGGLRSSFALDAPCSTVLILRLDLATLEWDEAGRMPPEMYRCFGGGSGVGPGPLGVAAAAAAVGNNKVKVFGGDGRVWFSGKRVRGKLAMWEEEAIGGWRWVDGVPGYNEGVYRGFVFDAGFTAMP, from the exons ATGCCCCTGAGTCACTTGCTCCGCGTGTCTGACGCCCCGCCACCGGCGGCGGCGGAGGCTGAGGAGGAGGAGCCGGGTTCTCCGTCGGTGAGCCCCCCCATCCTGGTCCTCCCGCCGGACGCCCTCTACAATGTCCTCGGCCGCCTCCCCCTCCGCCAGGCTATCGCCTGCCGCCCCGTGTGCCGCCTCTTCTGCGACGCCCTCTCATGCCCGCCCTTCCTCGCTGCCCTACCGCCGCTTCGCCTCCTCGCCCTCCGCCACCCCCGCGCCGCCTCACCCGCTCCCTCCCTCCACGCCTTCGACCCCGCCGTCGGCCACTGGCTCCGCCTCCCgctctctttccttcctttccccTCCTCCTCCCCCGTCACGgcctcctcctccctcctctaCCTCTGGGCCGACACCTCTCCTGCCTCCTCCACCGCCGGCGACCTTAAGAACGCCAGGTCCCTTGTCCTCTGCAACCCGCTCGCCCGGTCCTACCGCCTCCTCC CACTCGGCTCCGCGTGGTCACGCCACGGCACCGTCCTCGCCGGCCCCGGCGGCGCCGCCCTCGTCCTCACAGAGCTCGCCGCCCTCGCCTACGCCCCCGGGGCCGACCGGTGGCTCAAGTTCTCCCTCAACCTCCCATCGAAGCCCCGGAGCCCGATTCTGATGGGCGGCACGGTCTACACCCTCTGCGACGTCGGAACGCCATGGCGGAGCCAGTGGAAGCTCTTCTCCTGCGGTCTTCGCGACCTCGGTGGGCCCCGCGGGTGGGCCCCGATCGAGCGGCACGAGTGGGGGGACGTGTTCGACATCCTGAAGCGGCCCCGGCTGATCCCCGGGGCGGGGAGCGGGCAGATCCTGATGATCGGAGGGCTGCGGTCGTCGTTCGCGCTCGACGCGCCGTGCTCGACGGTCCTGATCTTGAGGCTGGATCTGGCTACGCTGGAGTGGGATGAGGCCGGCAGGATGCCGCCGGAGATGTACCGGTGCTTCGGCGGCGGCAGCGGCGTAGGGCCGGGGCCGTTGGgtgtggcggcggcggcggctgcTGTGGGGAATAACAAGGTGAAGGTGTTCGGCGGGGATGGGAGGGTCTGGTTCTCGGGGAAGAGGGTGAGGGGAAAACTGGCGATGTGGGAGGAGGAGGCCATTGGTGGGTGGAGGTGGGTGGATGGTGTTCCAGGTTACAATGAAGGGGTGTACAGAGGATTCGTGTTCGATGCTGGATTCACTGCCATGCCCTGA